From the Musa acuminata AAA Group cultivar baxijiao chromosome BXJ1-2, Cavendish_Baxijiao_AAA, whole genome shotgun sequence genome, one window contains:
- the LOC135609462 gene encoding pentatricopeptide repeat-containing protein At2g13600-like, with product MRSPTHPWAAVTRLFSTSTSQNASSKRPPTVRSLASAGRIKDAIRYLILRRHLGRPVYPECFVAVIKHSAAPETLGVARQLHAHMIITCFDQDPFLCNHVIDVYGKRGFLGDAHWVFRRLGSKKLHSWNILIAGYCKFGFLSEGRLLFDEMPRRDAVSWNTLIAAYDQWGPCEEAIEVFAHMMRSCCIVDHFGVSSVISACANLRFVQNGSVLHGLSVKIGLDSHVQVGSAIIGLYSKCEQLDDARRIFDQMNVKEIFTWNSMLHGFIRCSKIGDAVKFFENMPHKDVVSWTTIMAGCSQHDRNENAIYFFQKMQQDGLRLDWVSFLSVLDACEGLLDLEEGSKIHAKMVKSGFGADRIVGSALVSLYAKCGCLTDARSVTHSLAAVDDFSWSVLIAEYVKHGCLDRACELFDSMAIKTVPLWNALIGGCAAVGLSEEASESFKRMQMDGKYGDSYTFGSLLLSAIHLGRRFGSQLHSHIIKLGFDSSVFLASALINMYSTNSNCEAAVRIFKLVKDPNPIVWNSMISGYALNNLAKDAMLTFSLMVALGMKPDNVSLSLIIDLCSRLLTLRGGTQVHAFAYKLCFESDVVVGSALIDMYAKCGSIDCASSAFADIYRHTVVSWTALVGGYMRLGLCDTANKLFNIMPERNIVSWNVMISGYTKHGFASEALQIYSQMGKSGLLPDLISFTTILTACRNFFLKESGKQVHAQIIKNGYHVNPQINFYLTCMYQKFGELWHTKELPSGSSDLVVVAAADRAEPDVVTENIELLASVYFSHFGRTNFQHGAD from the coding sequence ATGAGATCTCCCACTCATCCGTGGGCGGCCGTCACCCGATTGTTCTCTACCTCTACCTCCCAAAATGCCTCCTCTAAGAGGCCCCCGACAGTCCGATCCCTCGCCTCTGCCGGTCGCATCAAGGACGCGATCCGGTACCTCATCCTCCGCCGCCATCTCGGCCGCCCGGTCTATCCGGAATGCTTCGTTGCCGTCATCAAACACAGCGCGGCGCCGGAGACCCTGGGCGTCGCGCGGCAGCTCCACGCTCACATGATCATcacgtgcttcgatcaggatcccTTCCTCTGCAACCATGTCATCGACGTGTATGGCAAGCGTGGCTTCCTGGGCGACGCGCATTGGGTTTTCAGAAGGCTGGGGAGCAAAAAGTTGCATTCTTGGAACATACTGATTGCTGGGTACTGCAAGTTTGGATTTTTAAGCGAGGGGAGACTTCTGTTTGATGAAATGCCTAGGCGGGATGCAGTTTCTTGGAATACGTTAATAGCGGCCTATGATCAATGGGGACCGTGTGAGGAGGCGATAGAGGTTTTTGCTCATATGATGCGTTCCTGTTGTATAGTGGATCATTTCGGTGTCTCAAGTGTGATTAGTGCTTGTGCCAATCTTAGATTCGTGCAGAATGGGAGCGTACTTCACGGGCTTTCTGTAAAGATTGGACTTGACTCGCATGTGCAGGTGGGTAGCGCTATCATTGGATTATATTCGAAATGTGAACAATTGGATGATGCTAGAAGGATTTTTGATCAAATGAATGTCAAAGAAATATTTACTTGGAATTCCATGCTTCATGGTTTTATTCGGTGCTCAAAGATTGGTGATGCTGTTAAATTCTTTGAGAACATGCCACATAAGGATGTGGTCTCATGGACAACGATTATGGCTGGTTGCTCTCAACATGACAGGAATGAAAATGCAATTTACTTCTTTCAGAAAATGCAGCAAGATGGGTTGAGGCTAGATTGGGTGTCTTTTCTTAGTGTTTTAGATGCATGTGAGGGGTTGCTGGATCTTGAAGAAGGCTCCAAGATTCATGCAAAGATGGTTAAAAGTGGTTTCGGAGCTGACAGGATTGTTGGAAGTGCATTGGTCTCATTATATGCAAAATGTGGGTGTTTAACTGATGCGAGAAGCGTAACCCACAGTTTGGCTGCTGTCGATGACTTCTCATGGAGTGTTTTGATAGCTGAATATGTGAAGCATGGATGCTTGGATCGTGCTTGTGAATTGTTTGATAGCATGGCTATCAAGACTGTCCCACTATGGAATGCTTTAATTGGAGGTTGTGCTGCAGTTGGATTAAGTGAAGAGGCTTCTGAATCCTTTAAAAGAATGCAGATGGATGGAAAATATGGTGATAGCTACACCTTTGGGAGCCTCCTCCTCAGTGCTATTCATTTGGGAAGGCGATTTGGTTCACAACTCCATTCACACATAATAAAATTGGGGTTTGACTCTTCTGTTTTTTTAGCTAGTGCTCTCATTAACATGTACAGCACCAATTCAAATTGTGAAGCAGCTGTCAGAATATTCAAATTGGTCAAGGATCCAAACCCCATTGTATGGAATTCCATGATCTCTGGGTATGCATTAAATAATCTGGCTAAGGATGCCATGCTTACATTTTCTCTCATGGTAGCTTTAGGTATGAAACCAGATAATGTCTCATTGTCACTTATTATTGATTTATGCTCAAGATTATTGACCCTGCGTGGTGGAACACAGGTTCATGCCTTTGCATATAAGTTGTGTTTTGAATCGGATGTCGTGGTTGGAAGTGCTCTCATAGACATGTATGCAAAATGTGGAAGCATTGATTGTGCAtcatctgcatttgctgatatatATAGGCACACTGTTGTTAGCTGGACTGCATTGGTAGGTGGTTATATGAGATTGGGATTGTGTGATACAGCAAACAAGCTTTTCAATATCATGCCTGAGCGCAACATTGTTTCTTGGAATGTAATGATTTCTGGATACACAAAACATGGCTTCGCATCAGAAGCATTGCAAATATACTCTCAAATGGGTAAATCAGGTCTACTGCCAGATCTGATAAGTTTTACCACTATTTTAACAGCTTGCAGAAACTTTTTTCTAAAAGAAAGTGGAAAGCAAGTTCATGCACAAATAATAAAGAACGGCTATCATGTGAATCCACAAATTAATTTTTATCTGACTTGTATGTACCAGAAATTTGGTGAGCTTTGGCATACCAAAGAACTTCCTTCTGGCTCTTCTGATTTGGTGGTTGTGGCTGCTGCAGATAGAGCAGAACCAGATGTTGTTACAGAG